A section of the Oncorhynchus keta strain PuntledgeMale-10-30-2019 chromosome 15, Oket_V2, whole genome shotgun sequence genome encodes:
- the LOC118394955 gene encoding vang-like protein 2, giving the protein MDNESQYSGYSYKSSHSRSSRKHRDRRDRHRSKSRDGSSRGDKSVTIQAPGESLLDAESTRGDDRDDNWGETTTVVTGTSEHSVSNEDLTRVSKELEESSPLECKRFLGPVLGGCLGLFALFTPLAFLVLPQLLWREALEPCGTPCEGLYVSLAFKLLVLLISSWALFLHPPRATLPRFFVFRCLLMVLVFLFVASYWLFYGVRVLEPRERDYRGIVEYAASLVDALLFIQYLALVLLEVRHLQPAFCLKVVRTTDGASRFYNVGHLSIQRAAVWVLDQYYRDFPVYNPALLNLPKSILSKKMSGFKVYSLDENSTNNSTSQSRAMIAAAARRRDNSHNEYYYEEAEMDRRCRKRKARLVVAVEEAFTHIKRLQDDDPAVSSHKHPREVMDPREAAQAIFAPMARAMQKYLRTTRQQPYHSMESILTHLQFCITHNMTPKAFLERYVSPGPTMQYQRENGRGRQWTLVSEEPVTSALRQGLVFSLRRLDFSLVVTVQPLPFLRISEEFIDPKSHKFVMRLQSETSV; this is encoded by the exons ATGGACAACGAGTCACAGTACTCGGGCTACTCCTACAAGTCGTCCCACTCTCGCAGTTCCCGCAAGCACAG GGATCGGCGGGACAGACATCGCTCCAAGAGCAGAGACGGCAGCAGCCGTGGGGACAAGTCTGTCACCATCCAGGCCCCCGGGGAGTCGCTATTAGACGCAGAGTCGACCCGGGGCGATGACCGG GATGACAACTGGGGCGAGACCACCACCGTGGTCACAGGCACATCAGAACACAGCGTGTCCAACGAGGACCTGACGCGCGTCTCCAAGGAGCTGGAGGAATCGTCCCCCCTGGAATGCAAGCGCTTCCTGGGGCCCGTGCTGGGCGGCTGCCTGGGTCTGTTCGCTCTGTTCACCCCCCTGGCCTTCCTTGTCCTCCCCCAGCTGCTGTGGCGTGAGGCCCTGGAGCCCTGCGGCACGCCCTGCGAGGGTCTCTACGTCTCCCTGGCCTTCAAGCTCCTGGtgctcctcatctcctcctggGCGCTGTTCCTGCACCCGCCGCGCGCCACCCTGCCCCGCTTCTTTGTCTTCCGCTGCCTGCTCATGGTGCTGGTGTTCCTGTTCGTGGCGTCCTATTGGCTGTTCTACGGAGTGCGCGTGCTGGAGCCCCGGGAGAGGGACTACAGAGGCATTGTGGAGTATGCTGCATCACTGGTGGACGCCCTGCTCTTCATCCAGTACCTGGCCCTGGTGCTACTGGAGGTCAGACACCTGCAGCCTGCCTTCTGCCTCAAGGTGGTGCGCACCACCGACGGGGCTAGTCGCTTCTACAACGTCGGTCACCTCAG TATCCAGAGGGCAGCAGTGTGGGTGCTGGATCAGTACTACAGGGACTTCCCAGTCTACAACCCTGCCCTGCTCAACCTGCCCAAGTCCATCCTCTCCAAGAAGATGTCTGGATTCAAAGTCTACTCACTGGACG AGAACAGCACCAATAACTCCACCAGTCAGTCCCGGGCCATGATCGCTGCTGCGGCCCGCAGGAGAGACAACTCCCACAACGAGTACTACTACGAGGAGGCCGAGATGGACCGCAGGTGCCGCAAGCGCAAGGCCAG GTTGGTAGTGGCGGTGGAAGAGGCCTTCACCCACATCAAGCGTCTACAGGATGATGACCCCGCAGTCTCGTCCCACAAACACCCCCGTGAGGTGATGGACCCCCGGGAGGCGGCTCAGGCCATCTTCGCCCCCATGGCGCGGGCCATGCAGAAGTACCTGAGGACCACGCGCCAGCAGCCCTATCACAGCATGGAGAGCATCCTCACACACCTGCAGTTCTGTATCACCCACAACATGACCCCCAAG GCATTCCTGGAGCGTTACGTGAGCCCAGGCCCTACCATGCAGTACCAGCGTGAGAATGGCAGGGGGCGCCAGTGGACTCTAGTGAGCGAGGAGCCGGTAACCTCTGCCCTGCGTCAGGGTCTGGTCTTCTCTCTGCGCCGCCTCGACTTCTCCCTTGTCGTCACGGTGCAGCCCCTCCCCTTCCTGCGTATCAGTGAGGAGTTTATCGACCCCAAGAGCCACAAGTTTGTGATGAGGCTGCAGTCGGAGACCTCTgtgtga